The Nocardia arthritidis genome has a window encoding:
- a CDS encoding PfkB family carbohydrate kinase — MTPRKSGGYTVIGDAVVDHLYRTDRLPSESLPARGRFTSSVGGRGLNCAVAAARLGLPVRLIAAVGDDEAGRRILAYLRREGVDTDLVKVVPGEPTPVDALIVTSSGSTGAIAHRDEAVRLREEDITTPAAREAITSAAAVLITFEPPALVIEQAIRMVHATPHRPWLLVQPTPPIGMLSYFRRYLATIDFLVGTRAQLGTLVPGCAPSADFDAEIAPWLLGHGVRYVCAVEGLACRVRFAGPALDIPRPAAAVLAETPGARSAFLAALAHRLIRSGRPGRADFVFATAAMAASQSFGELPDAMPVADRINRILALPSDAEPTPEIV, encoded by the coding sequence ATGACCCCGCGAAAGTCAGGCGGCTACACGGTGATCGGCGACGCGGTGGTCGACCACCTCTACCGGACCGACCGGTTGCCTTCCGAATCTCTACCCGCCCGTGGGCGATTCACCAGCAGCGTCGGCGGCCGGGGACTCAACTGCGCGGTTGCCGCGGCCCGGCTCGGCCTGCCGGTGCGGTTGATCGCCGCCGTCGGCGACGACGAGGCGGGCAGGCGGATCCTGGCGTATCTGCGGCGCGAGGGCGTCGACACGGATTTGGTGAAAGTCGTTCCGGGAGAACCGACTCCGGTCGACGCGCTGATCGTCACCAGCAGCGGCAGCACCGGCGCCATCGCACACCGGGACGAGGCGGTGCGGCTGCGCGAGGAGGACATCACCACCCCGGCCGCCCGCGAGGCGATCACCTCCGCCGCCGCCGTGCTGATCACCTTCGAACCGCCCGCGCTGGTCATCGAGCAGGCCATCCGGATGGTGCACGCGACACCGCATCGCCCGTGGCTGCTGGTGCAGCCCACCCCGCCGATCGGCATGCTCAGCTACTTCCGGCGCTACCTCGCCACCATCGACTTTTTGGTCGGAACCCGCGCCCAGCTCGGCACCCTGGTCCCCGGTTGCGCACCGTCGGCCGATTTCGACGCCGAGATCGCGCCGTGGCTGCTCGGCCACGGCGTCCGGTATGTCTGCGCCGTCGAGGGACTCGCCTGCCGGGTCCGCTTCGCCGGACCGGCGCTCGACATTCCCCGGCCCGCCGCGGCGGTGCTGGCCGAAACGCCCGGCGCGCGTTCGGCTTTCCTCGCCGCGCTGGCGCACCGGCTGATCCGGTCCGGACGTCCCGGACGTGCGGATTTCGTATTCGCCACCGCGGCGATGGCGGCGAGCCAGTCGTTCGGCGAGCTGCCCGACGCTATGCCGGTGGCAGACAGGATCAATCGGATCCTGGCACTGCCCAGCGACGCCGAGCCGACGCCGGAGATCGTCTGA
- a CDS encoding MMPL family transporter: MLAVFVLAVLASAWYGRDLSGRYTQEGWFDESSESVAASKLADSTFGRDTDSDVILLYTAPPGATVDDPAVRAAVTGSLAKLLAAHPDRILKIDSYWDSPFAGNAADATKQHAFASVGLRGSGTAVVENYLAVKPEFGAGRPGGGPGGTTVQLVGLQPVVEGINTGMQNDIHRAEVIALPIVAVLLYFVFGGVVGALLPVLIGGLTVLGTQGLMRVLTDHIEVNVFASAVVTLVSLGLAIDYGLFTVTRFREELAAGHTVEEATARTVATAGRTVLFSAAIIAISLGALFIFPNGVLRSVPYGGISSVLLAAVLSVTALPAVLSIIGHRIDFLGWKRFSRSKTEAQIDAGFFSRLALRAMRRPLLVVVPIVLGLLLLSLPLRDIEFGGISERYLSQENPARIAQERFDELFPSFRTEPLKLVVVGADSRQLGDIRDAASRIPGLTGRFDQSVPTTRGINVLQAGLVHRGDADRVIAALRAIPQPPGVRVMVAGVPALERDSINGLLHRLPLLVAILVVTALLMMWLAFRSMVLAVKAVVMSGLSLVATMGVLTWIFVEGHGAGIFHFTAGPLMFAVLALIVTVVFGLSTDYEVFLLSRMAEARENGAAAPEAIRYGIAHTGGVITSAAAILIVVTGAFGFSDLVLMKYIAYGMIAALLLDATVIRLLLTPAVLKLVWR, encoded by the coding sequence GTGCTCGCCGTCTTCGTGCTGGCGGTGCTGGCCTCCGCCTGGTACGGGCGGGACCTGTCCGGTCGCTACACCCAGGAGGGCTGGTTCGACGAGAGCAGCGAATCGGTGGCCGCGTCGAAACTGGCCGACAGCACCTTCGGCCGCGACACCGACAGCGATGTCATCCTGCTGTACACCGCGCCGCCCGGCGCCACCGTCGACGATCCGGCGGTCCGCGCCGCCGTCACCGGCTCTTTGGCGAAACTGCTTGCGGCGCACCCGGATCGGATCCTGAAGATCGACAGCTACTGGGACAGCCCGTTCGCCGGGAACGCCGCCGACGCCACCAAACAGCACGCGTTCGCCAGCGTCGGACTGCGCGGCAGCGGCACCGCCGTGGTGGAGAACTACCTCGCGGTGAAACCGGAATTCGGCGCGGGACGGCCCGGCGGCGGCCCCGGCGGCACCACGGTGCAGTTGGTCGGATTGCAGCCGGTCGTCGAGGGCATCAACACCGGTATGCAGAACGATATCCACCGCGCCGAGGTGATCGCGCTGCCGATCGTCGCGGTGCTGCTGTACTTCGTCTTCGGCGGGGTGGTCGGGGCGCTGCTGCCGGTGCTCATCGGCGGGCTCACCGTGCTCGGCACCCAGGGTTTGATGCGGGTGCTGACCGACCATATCGAGGTCAACGTATTCGCCAGTGCCGTAGTCACTTTGGTGAGTCTGGGGTTGGCGATCGATTACGGACTGTTCACCGTCACCAGATTCCGCGAGGAACTCGCCGCCGGGCACACCGTCGAGGAGGCGACGGCGCGCACGGTGGCCACCGCCGGGCGCACCGTGCTGTTCTCGGCGGCGATCATCGCGATCAGCCTCGGGGCGCTGTTCATCTTCCCCAACGGCGTGCTGCGCTCGGTGCCCTACGGCGGGATCAGCTCGGTGCTGCTGGCCGCGGTGCTCTCGGTGACCGCGCTGCCCGCGGTGCTGAGCATCATCGGCCATCGAATCGACTTCCTCGGCTGGAAACGGTTCTCCCGCAGCAAGACCGAGGCGCAGATCGACGCGGGCTTCTTCTCCCGGCTCGCGCTGCGGGCGATGCGCAGACCGCTGCTGGTGGTGGTGCCGATCGTGCTCGGACTGTTGCTGCTCAGCCTGCCGCTGCGCGATATCGAATTCGGCGGGATCAGCGAACGCTATCTGTCCCAGGAGAATCCGGCGCGGATCGCACAGGAGCGCTTCGACGAGCTGTTTCCCAGCTTCCGCACCGAACCTCTGAAACTGGTTGTGGTGGGCGCGGATTCGCGGCAGCTCGGCGACATCCGGGACGCCGCGAGCCGAATACCCGGGCTCACCGGGCGATTCGATCAGTCCGTCCCGACGACGCGCGGAATCAACGTCCTGCAAGCGGGTTTGGTGCACCGCGGCGACGCCGACCGGGTGATCGCCGCGCTGCGCGCGATCCCGCAACCGCCGGGGGTTCGGGTGATGGTGGCCGGGGTGCCCGCGCTGGAACGCGACAGCATCAACGGGCTGCTGCATCGGTTGCCGCTATTGGTGGCGATCCTGGTGGTGACGGCGCTGCTGATGATGTGGCTGGCGTTCCGCTCGATGGTGTTGGCGGTCAAGGCCGTTGTGATGAGCGGGTTGAGCCTCGTGGCCACCATGGGCGTGCTGACCTGGATCTTCGTCGAGGGGCACGGGGCGGGGATATTCCATTTCACGGCAGGCCCGCTGATGTTCGCGGTGCTGGCGTTGATCGTGACCGTGGTGTTCGGATTATCCACCGACTACGAGGTTTTCCTGCTGTCCCGGATGGCGGAGGCGCGCGAGAACGGGGCGGCGGCGCCGGAGGCGATCCGCTACGGGATCGCGCACACCGGCGGCGTCATCACCTCCGCCGCGGCGATACTCATCGTGGTGACCGGGGCGTTCGGCTTCTCCGATCTGGTGCTGATGAAATACATCGCGTACGGCATGATCGCGGCGCTGCTGCTCGACGCCACCGTCATCCGGCTGCTGCTCACCCCGGCCGTACTGAAGTTGGTGTGGCGCTGA
- a CDS encoding VOC family protein encodes MDSTTGLDQAERDGAAVSDPAPIGRGLQSFVQDPDGNVVELHQAA; translated from the coding sequence ATGGATTCGACCACCGGCCTGGATCAGGCGGAGCGCGACGGGGCGGCGGTGTCCGACCCTGCTCCGATAGGTCGAGGTCTCCAGTCGTTCGTCCAGGATCCCGATGGGAATGTCGTCGAACTGCATCAGGCGGCCTGA
- a CDS encoding DUF5703 family protein, which translates to MAAPKPTKVRKPRSTLPSGWETSSEDYEYVPLRLPPDVNRVTASMRLTIQAEFGGWELSRVRAYTDGSRRVLLRRRKTAADPTQPAHEASQPEAGM; encoded by the coding sequence ATGGCGGCGCCGAAACCCACGAAGGTGCGGAAACCGCGCTCGACGCTACCGAGCGGTTGGGAGACCTCCAGTGAGGATTACGAATACGTCCCACTACGACTACCACCCGATGTCAACCGGGTGACGGCGTCGATGCGCCTCACCATCCAGGCCGAATTCGGCGGCTGGGAGTTGTCCCGCGTGCGCGCGTACACCGACGGCAGCAGGCGGGTGCTGCTGCGGCGCCGAAAAACCGCGGCCGATCCGACCCAGCCGGCGCATGAGGCGTCGCAGCCGGAAGCGGGGATGTGA
- a CDS encoding PfkB family carbohydrate kinase has translation MVPQDSGTVAIRNILTRLCKRSGLSSDRLRTTEIDVKPLLELPAVRRYAESEGIDPAEAVLPVVRELARKLGPTNRVIADAELTLGLLRETDCTGIDFDQLYAADLGERRAYLTDNWRGLHEAVAAEHIPPAPTVRSLRATPERRAFTALAGLLALDSGYPAVGVEAATAPLNSGAAGVVTVVGEAVIYHIYRVDDIPRAGAAIAGRFDDHPGGKGLNRAIAAARLGLRVRLACAIGDDAGGRRILDLLRGEHVDHSLIRTVTDAPTPVSAMMVTRTGTAALITATDQRIRIDPRDLALHDALATSDVVILTFGGQPIEMVERVLELIRQMPNPPLLVVHPAPRVEQPQYLIPYFGVIDYLIGTRAELADLLPATFSGYDATDARRDFDTDTAPRLRALGVATVCAIEGFACTVRSDDVNLDIARSPVALLEESPGAQAAFAAALAYRLITTGRTAERRDFEWATAAMAATQSFGDISGAMPTLHDIDRIANLESRKVARPHAG, from the coding sequence ATGGTCCCGCAGGACTCGGGCACGGTTGCCATCCGCAATATCCTCACCCGGCTGTGCAAACGCTCGGGCCTGAGCTCGGATCGCCTGCGCACCACCGAGATCGATGTCAAACCGCTGCTGGAACTGCCCGCAGTGCGCCGCTACGCCGAGTCCGAGGGCATAGACCCCGCCGAGGCGGTGCTGCCGGTGGTCCGCGAGCTGGCCCGCAAACTCGGCCCGACCAACCGGGTGATCGCCGACGCCGAACTCACCCTCGGCCTGCTCCGCGAAACAGATTGCACCGGAATCGATTTCGATCAGCTCTACGCTGCGGACCTGGGCGAGCGGCGGGCGTATCTCACCGACAACTGGCGCGGCCTGCACGAGGCCGTCGCGGCCGAACACATTCCGCCCGCACCGACGGTCCGCTCACTGCGCGCCACCCCCGAGCGGCGGGCCTTCACCGCGCTCGCCGGACTGCTCGCGCTCGACTCGGGATATCCGGCCGTCGGCGTGGAAGCCGCCACCGCGCCGCTCAATTCGGGTGCGGCGGGTGTCGTCACGGTGGTCGGCGAGGCCGTGATCTACCACATCTACCGGGTCGACGATATTCCCCGGGCCGGGGCCGCGATCGCGGGCCGGTTCGACGACCACCCCGGCGGCAAGGGACTCAACCGGGCCATCGCCGCCGCCCGGCTCGGGCTGCGGGTGCGGTTGGCCTGCGCGATCGGCGACGACGCCGGCGGGCGCCGGATCCTCGACCTGCTGCGCGGCGAACACGTCGACCATTCGCTGATCCGGACCGTCACCGACGCGCCGACACCGGTGAGCGCGATGATGGTGACCCGCACCGGAACCGCGGCCCTGATCACCGCAACCGACCAACGCATCCGGATCGACCCGCGCGACCTGGCGCTGCACGACGCCCTCGCCACCTCCGACGTGGTGATCCTCACCTTCGGCGGGCAACCCATCGAAATGGTCGAGCGGGTACTCGAATTGATCCGGCAGATGCCGAATCCGCCACTGCTGGTTGTCCATCCGGCGCCGCGAGTCGAGCAACCGCAGTACCTGATCCCCTACTTCGGCGTCATCGACTACCTGATCGGCACCCGCGCCGAACTCGCGGATCTGCTGCCCGCCACGTTCTCCGGATACGACGCCACCGACGCCCGACGCGATTTCGACACCGATACCGCACCCCGCCTGCGCGCCCTCGGTGTCGCGACGGTCTGTGCCATCGAGGGTTTCGCCTGCACCGTGCGCTCCGACGATGTGAACCTCGACATCGCCCGCTCCCCCGTCGCGCTGCTGGAGGAATCCCCCGGCGCCCAAGCCGCCTTCGCCGCCGCCCTCGCCTACCGCCTGATCACCACCGGCCGCACCGCCGAACGCCGCGACTTCGAATGGGCCACCGCCGCCATGGCCGCCACCCAATCCTTCGGCGACATCTCCGGCGCCATGCCCACCCTGCACGACATAGACCGAATCGCGAACCTCGAATCCCGCAAGGTGGCCCGGCCGCACGCCGGGTGA
- a CDS encoding heme ABC transporter ATP-binding protein has protein sequence MFVRSHSVPTRPERGAVTLRASGLGVERGSLRVLDGVEFAVAAGEIVALVGPNGAGKSTLLAALAGELTPSAGVVELDGRSLAHWSPLDMARRRAVLPQSHTVGFPFTAREVVAMGRAPWQRTELRERDTERIAAAMAAADVEHLATRPFPALSGGERARVALARVLAQDTGTLLLDEPTAALDLGHQESVLRLAAERAAAGAAVVVVLHDLGLAAAYADRVAVLESGRIAADGPPRQVLTTELLTRVYRHPVEVLDHPVTGAQLVLPVRR, from the coding sequence ATGTTCGTGCGGTCGCATTCGGTGCCGACGCGGCCCGAGCGGGGGGCGGTGACGTTGCGGGCGAGCGGGCTCGGGGTCGAGCGGGGTTCGCTGCGGGTGCTCGACGGGGTCGAATTCGCGGTGGCCGCAGGGGAAATCGTCGCGTTGGTCGGGCCGAACGGGGCGGGTAAGTCGACGCTGCTGGCCGCGCTCGCCGGGGAGCTGACGCCGAGCGCGGGTGTGGTGGAACTCGACGGTCGCTCGCTCGCGCACTGGTCGCCGCTGGATATGGCGCGGCGGCGCGCGGTGCTGCCGCAGAGTCACACCGTCGGATTCCCGTTCACCGCACGGGAAGTCGTCGCGATGGGGCGCGCGCCGTGGCAGCGCACCGAACTGCGCGAGCGCGATACCGAGCGGATCGCCGCGGCCATGGCCGCCGCCGATGTGGAACATCTTGCGACGCGGCCGTTTCCGGCGCTTTCCGGTGGTGAACGCGCTCGCGTCGCCTTGGCCAGGGTGCTCGCGCAGGACACCGGCACCCTACTGCTCGACGAGCCGACCGCCGCACTGGATCTCGGCCATCAGGAGTCGGTGCTGCGCCTGGCCGCCGAGCGCGCCGCGGCCGGGGCCGCCGTCGTGGTCGTGCTGCACGATCTCGGGCTGGCCGCCGCGTACGCCGACCGCGTCGCCGTCCTCGAATCCGGCCGGATCGCCGCCGACGGCCCGCCCCGCCAGGTGCTCACCACCGAACTCCTCACCCGCGTGTACCGCCACCCCGTCGAGGTACTCGACCACCCGGTCACCGGCGCCCAACTGGTCCTCCCGGTCCGCCGCTGA
- a CDS encoding FecCD family ABC transporter permease — protein sequence MPGGVTPRRGIFRGRSKTTLVFAGAIIALVVLALASAAIGQVPTTPAEVAGSVLHRIGLDWGPLPAHPAGEVTLWQVRFPRVVLAILVGAALATAGALLQGVFANPLAEPGVIGVSAGAAVGAGTVIVVGGAFVAAWSVAATAFAAGLLTTLLVYLLSRSNGRTEVVTLVLTGVAINAFAGGLIAFLLFVASPAARDQIVFWQLGSLNGASWEAVGVVAVLCAGGLLAAVLIAPRLDLLALGESAARHLGVDVERLRRAVILVVAVLTTAGVAFTGIILFVGLIVPHLVRILVGPGHRVLIPLSAIVGAVVLLTADVCARSLVSNADLPLGMLTSLIGGPFFFWLLRRTRSRAGGWA from the coding sequence GGCGCGGCATCTTCCGGGGAAGGTCGAAGACGACGCTGGTATTCGCCGGGGCGATCATCGCGCTGGTGGTGCTGGCGCTGGCCTCGGCGGCGATCGGGCAGGTGCCGACCACACCCGCCGAGGTGGCGGGCAGCGTGCTGCACCGGATCGGACTGGACTGGGGGCCGCTGCCCGCGCATCCGGCCGGTGAGGTGACGCTGTGGCAGGTGCGGTTCCCTCGGGTGGTGCTTGCGATACTCGTCGGCGCGGCGCTGGCGACGGCCGGTGCGCTGCTACAGGGCGTATTCGCCAATCCCCTTGCCGAGCCGGGGGTTATCGGCGTTTCGGCGGGCGCCGCGGTCGGGGCGGGCACGGTGATCGTGGTCGGCGGCGCGTTCGTCGCGGCCTGGTCGGTGGCGGCGACCGCCTTCGCCGCCGGTCTGCTGACCACGCTGCTGGTCTATCTGCTGTCCCGATCCAACGGGCGCACCGAGGTGGTGACGCTGGTGCTCACCGGCGTCGCGATCAACGCGTTCGCGGGCGGATTGATCGCCTTTTTGCTGTTCGTCGCCAGCCCGGCCGCGCGCGATCAGATCGTGTTCTGGCAGTTGGGCAGTTTGAACGGCGCCTCATGGGAGGCGGTCGGGGTGGTCGCGGTGCTGTGCGCGGGCGGGCTGCTCGCCGCGGTGCTCATCGCGCCGCGGCTGGACCTGCTCGCGCTCGGCGAATCGGCGGCCCGCCACCTCGGCGTCGACGTGGAACGCCTGCGGCGCGCGGTGATCCTGGTGGTCGCGGTACTCACCACCGCGGGCGTCGCGTTCACCGGCATCATCCTGTTCGTCGGCCTGATCGTGCCGCATCTGGTGCGCATCCTCGTCGGCCCCGGCCACCGGGTGCTCATCCCGCTCAGCGCGATCGTCGGCGCGGTCGTCCTCCTGACCGCCGACGTCTGCGCCCGCTCCCTGGTCAGCAACGCCGACCTACCCCTTGGCATGCTCACCTCACTCATCGGCGGCCCATTCTTCTTCTGGTTGCTGCGCCGCACCCGCTCCCGAGCGGGAGGATGGGCATGA
- a CDS encoding YncE family protein, with amino-acid sequence MRLDGSVRLALSGPVTRPRVSLPRGIFASALALALLTGCSSKPGSDDMQTRDPATAAAAPAATTAPAGRVLPVSLPVSALLADAGTGQLAALDGATLALVDPTVEPPAVRTVALPAKAASLAQGTPGQILVAAPNRILRVDVATASIGEVAVDGDARSVLRQGDGSLLVGTADGKVRTIDPDNKVRQTISGLASADGLAAAGDKVAVLDRRQSSLTQVELGKGRLGLALRAGDGATNLIGDTQGRLIVTDTADGELLVYTPGPLVLRQRFPVRSSPYALAYDQRSDTVWVTCTQSNEVAGFDLSTGIPKEVGRYPTVRQPNSVTIDQRTGDLFVGSATGDGLQRIRADERKRGQ; translated from the coding sequence ATGCGCCTTGACGGCAGTGTTCGGTTGGCGCTCTCGGGGCCCGTCACCCGTCCCCGGGTCTCCCTCCCCCGCGGCATATTCGCGAGCGCGCTGGCGCTGGCACTGCTCACCGGCTGCTCATCCAAACCGGGCAGCGACGACATGCAGACCCGCGATCCGGCGACGGCCGCCGCCGCGCCCGCGGCGACCACCGCACCGGCGGGCCGGGTGCTGCCGGTATCGCTGCCGGTCTCCGCGCTGCTCGCCGACGCAGGCACCGGACAGTTGGCGGCACTGGACGGCGCCACCCTCGCCCTGGTCGACCCCACCGTCGAACCACCCGCCGTGCGCACGGTCGCGCTGCCCGCGAAGGCTGCGAGCCTGGCCCAGGGCACGCCGGGCCAGATCCTGGTCGCCGCGCCGAACCGGATCCTGCGGGTGGATGTCGCCACCGCCTCGATCGGCGAGGTGGCGGTGGACGGTGACGCGCGCTCGGTGCTGCGGCAGGGCGACGGCTCGCTGCTGGTGGGCACGGCCGACGGCAAGGTGCGCACCATTGATCCGGATAACAAAGTGCGCCAAACGATTTCGGGTCTCGCCTCGGCCGACGGGCTGGCCGCCGCTGGAGACAAGGTGGCCGTACTGGACCGCCGCCAGTCCTCGCTGACCCAGGTAGAACTCGGAAAAGGCCGCCTCGGGCTGGCGCTGCGCGCGGGCGACGGCGCGACCAATCTGATCGGCGACACGCAGGGCCGCCTCATCGTCACCGACACCGCGGACGGGGAACTGCTGGTCTACACGCCGGGACCGCTCGTACTGCGCCAACGGTTCCCGGTAAGATCATCTCCTTACGCGCTTGCCTACGATCAACGGTCCGACACCGTGTGGGTGACGTGCACGCAGAGCAACGAGGTCGCCGGATTCGATCTGTCGACGGGTATACCGAAGGAAGTGGGACGTTATCCAACGGTCCGGCAACCGAATTCGGTGACCATCGATCAGCGCACCGGCGATCTGTTCGTCGGATCCGCGACCGGGGACGGGCTACAGCGGATCCGCGCGGACGAGCGGAAGAGAGGGCAGTGA
- a CDS encoding DUF2568 domain-containing protein, translating into MRVLKGANLGLMFILEVCVLAGAIGWGCTLSAPIAVRVCAAVAAPAVFIVTWSLFGAGGGRNARYPLRGTARAALEIAWFGLAALLIGLAFSPIAGLVFFALWGVNAMLRLVWRQA; encoded by the coding sequence ATGCGTGTGCTCAAAGGCGCCAACCTGGGCCTGATGTTCATCTTGGAAGTGTGCGTGCTGGCCGGTGCGATCGGCTGGGGCTGCACGCTGTCGGCGCCGATAGCGGTCCGCGTATGCGCGGCCGTCGCCGCACCCGCGGTCTTCATCGTCACCTGGTCGCTGTTCGGTGCGGGCGGCGGCCGCAACGCTCGCTACCCGCTGCGCGGAACCGCCCGCGCCGCACTCGAAATCGCCTGGTTCGGCCTGGCGGCACTGCTGATCGGCCTCGCCTTCTCGCCGATAGCGGGCCTGGTGTTCTTCGCCCTGTGGGGCGTGAACGCGATGCTGCGCCTGGTCTGGCGGCAGGCGTGA
- a CDS encoding quinone-dependent dihydroorotate dehydrogenase produces the protein MYALLLRLMFLLPPERIHHLAFAAMKFAGWFPPLRWVATRLLVADDPILRNTAFGVDFPAPLGLAAGFDKDAGGVDAWAPLGFGFAEIGTVTAQAQPGNPAPRLFRLPADRALINRMGFNNHGAEQAARRLRRRRAGGVPIGANIGKTKIVEPADAAGDYAISAALLGPLADFVVVNVSSPNTPGLRDLQAVASLRPLLQAVLDEVQVPVLVKIAPDLSDDDIDAVADLAVELGLAGIVATNTTIRRDGLRTDPAEVAAMGAGGLSGPPVADRSLEVLRRLYRRVGDRLVLISVGGIETADQAWERILAGATLLQGFTGLIYGGPFWTRRIHRGLAERLRANGYRSIAEAIGAEHAAHA, from the coding sequence ATGTACGCACTGCTGCTGCGCCTGATGTTCCTGCTGCCGCCGGAACGCATCCACCATCTCGCATTCGCCGCGATGAAGTTCGCCGGCTGGTTCCCGCCGCTGCGGTGGGTCGCGACCCGGCTGCTCGTCGCCGACGATCCGATCCTGCGCAATACCGCGTTCGGCGTCGATTTCCCGGCGCCGCTCGGTTTGGCGGCCGGCTTCGACAAGGATGCGGGCGGCGTGGATGCCTGGGCCCCACTGGGTTTCGGATTCGCCGAGATCGGCACCGTCACCGCGCAGGCGCAGCCGGGCAATCCGGCGCCGCGGCTGTTCCGGTTGCCCGCCGATCGCGCGCTGATCAACCGGATGGGGTTCAACAATCACGGCGCGGAGCAGGCGGCGCGGCGGTTGCGCCGCAGGCGCGCGGGCGGCGTGCCGATCGGCGCCAACATCGGTAAGACCAAGATCGTCGAACCCGCCGACGCCGCAGGCGATTACGCGATCAGCGCGGCGCTGCTCGGCCCGCTCGCCGATTTCGTCGTGGTGAACGTCAGCTCCCCCAACACGCCCGGCCTGCGCGATCTGCAGGCGGTCGCCTCGCTGCGGCCGCTGCTGCAGGCGGTGCTCGATGAAGTACAGGTGCCGGTGCTGGTGAAGATCGCGCCCGACCTGTCCGACGACGATATCGACGCCGTCGCCGATCTGGCCGTCGAACTCGGCCTGGCCGGAATCGTCGCCACCAACACCACCATTCGCCGCGACGGCCTGCGCACCGATCCCGCCGAGGTGGCGGCGATGGGCGCGGGCGGGCTGTCCGGTCCCCCGGTCGCCGACCGCTCGCTCGAGGTGCTGCGCAGGCTCTACCGCCGCGTCGGCGATCGGCTGGTGCTGATCTCCGTCGGCGGTATCGAAACCGCCGACCAGGCGTGGGAGCGCATCCTCGCCGGGGCCACCCTGCTGCAGGGCTTCACCGGATTGATCTACGGCGGACCGTTCTGGACCCGCCGCATCCACCGCGGGCTCGCGGAACGCCTGCGCGCCAACGGGTATCGCAGCATCGCCGAGGCGATCGGCGCGGAGCACGCCGCGCACGCCTGA
- a CDS encoding GTP cyclohydrolase II, whose translation MSSELSFEDTRHIWTRNGRQLPVRVLELPHQQDGGYALVFGEIADDCLVRIHSRCLYGEVLGADDCDCGQELDKSLDLIARAGHGVLIYLEQEGRGLGLIAKARGMALSQRMDIDTFESYELLGYPADNRCYKLAAETLLLLGLRSVRLLTNNPQKADALWEAGLQVTVLALRTEVRSERAQQYLEAKRRHRKHWIPDDRTPWAPDQAMYGDPAPVTPPRSAGRGYRAAR comes from the coding sequence GTGAGCAGCGAATTGTCATTCGAAGACACACGGCACATCTGGACCCGCAACGGGCGCCAACTCCCGGTCCGGGTGCTCGAACTACCCCACCAGCAGGACGGCGGCTACGCGCTGGTATTCGGTGAAATCGCGGACGATTGCCTCGTCCGAATCCATTCCCGCTGCCTCTACGGCGAGGTACTGGGCGCCGACGACTGCGACTGCGGACAGGAACTGGACAAATCCCTCGACCTCATCGCCCGCGCGGGCCACGGAGTTCTCATCTACCTGGAACAGGAGGGGCGCGGTCTCGGGTTGATCGCGAAGGCGCGCGGTATGGCATTGAGCCAGCGAATGGACATCGACACCTTCGAAAGTTACGAGCTACTCGGATATCCCGCCGACAATCGCTGCTACAAACTCGCGGCCGAAACCCTCCTGCTGCTCGGGCTTCGGTCGGTGCGGTTGCTGACCAACAACCCGCAGAAGGCGGATGCGTTGTGGGAGGCGGGCTTGCAGGTCACCGTCCTGGCGCTGCGCACCGAGGTCCGCAGTGAGCGCGCACAGCAGTATCTCGAGGCCAAACGACGGCATCGCAAGCATTGGATTCCCGACGACAGGACGCCGTGGGCGCCGGACCAGGCGATGTACGGTGACCCGGCCCCGGTCACTCCACCGCGTAGCGCGGGTCGCGGATATCGAGCGGCTCGGTGA